The genomic interval TCGGGCGCGGGCTCCTCGGTGCGGGCGCCGTCCGGGGCGACGGTGGCCTTGACGATGCGCGGCGGCACCCGCAGCCCGTCGTTGGCGATGGCCTGATACATGCCGGTCATCTGCAGCGTGGACATCGAAAGACCCTGCCCGATAGGCAGATTCGCGAACGTACCGCCGGACCACTGGTCGCGCGAGGGCACCAGGCCCGCCGTCTCGCCGGGCAGACCGACGCCGGTGCGCTGCCCCAGCCCGAACCGGTGCACCATGTCCGCGAAGCGATCCTCGCCCACCCGCTGGGCCAGCATCAGCGTGCCCACGTTGGAGGACTTACCGAAGATGCCGGTGGTCGTGTAGGGCACGGTGCCGTGCTCCCAGGCGTCACCGACGGTGACCCCGGCCATCCGGATCGAACCGGGAACCTGCAAAACCTCATCGGGATCGGTGAGCCCGTACTCGATCGCGGCGGCCGCCGTGATGATCTTGTTCACCGAACCGGGCTCGAACGGGTCGCTCACCGAGGGGTTGCTCTTCTTGGCGGTATCCCAGTTCTCCGGGCGCAGGGCGGGATTGAAGGTGCTGTCGTTGGCCATGGCCAGCACCTGGCCGGTCTTGGCGTCCAGCACCACCGCGGAAGCGCCTTGCGCGCCGGACATCTCGCGCGCCTGCTGCACCTGCTGCTGCACGTAGTACTGCAGATCCTGGTCCAAGGTCAGCTCGACGCTGTTGCCGTTCACCGCGGGCTGCTTGTCCCGCCAGCTGCCGGGGATGACCGCGCCGTCGGAGCCGCGATCGTAGGTGTGCGAACCGTCGGTGCCCGCGAGCACCGCGTCCAGCGACGATTCCAGCCCGATCAGGCCGTGCCCGTCCCAGCCGGTGGCACCGATGACATTGGCCGCCAGTGAACCACCGGGATACTCGCGCAGCGACTGTTGTTCGGCCCCCACCTCGGGGTATTGCGCGGTGATCTCGCTGGCGATGCGGGCGTCGACATTGCGCACGAGATACACGAAAGTCTCGTCGCCACGCAGCTTCTCCAGCAGCGCGGACACCGTGGGCGCCTGCTTGCCGAGCTTGTCGTGGATGGTCTTGGCGATCTCTTCCAGCCGCTTGTCCGGATCGGGCGCCTTCTCGCTCTTGGCCTTCTTCGCTTCCAGATCCTTACGCACCTGCACCGGCTGGAAGGTCAGCGCCTTCGCGGTGATGGTGAAGGCCAGCTTGTTGCCGAAGCGGTCGGTGATGGTGCCGCGGGTGGCGTGGTCGATATCCCGGGCGGTGCGCTGGCTCGCGGCCTGCGCGGACAGACCCGGCGCGGCAATGCTCTGCACCCACAACAGCTGCAGCGCGACGACAGCCAGCGCGATCAGCATGACTATCCGGCCGACGCCGATGCGCAACCGCACCGGGTTGTCCATGCCGCCCGCCGCCGTCTTGCGTGATCCTGGGCCGCCGGGCGGCCGCGGCCCGCGGCGCTGACGCGGCGCGGGCCTGGTGTGAGTCACCGAGTGACCTCCTGCGGTGCTGCGATCGGCGAGGGCACCGGGCTGGGCGTCGGTGCGGCCTGCTGCGCGGCGGGCGCGGGGTTGGGGGTGGTGTGCGCGGTGGCGCCGTTGGCCTGGTCGGTGTTCGCCTGGCCGGCCGAGCGCGGCGGGGCCACCGGAACCACCCGTTCGCCGTGCGCCTGGGCGTGCGGCTGCGGAGCGGGCTGGGCGGGCGGGGTGTTCAGGGGCGGCGCGGGCGCGCCCTGGGCGGGCGTCGGGTCACCCATCACCGAAATGGCGCCGTCCGGCGCGATGATCAGCCGGGCCGGATCCTTGGCCGGGATCATGCCGAGTTCGCGCGCCCGTGCGGCGAGTTCGGGCGCCGAGTCGGCGGCCTCTACCTCGCGCTGCAGG from Nocardia goodfellowii carries:
- a CDS encoding peptidoglycan D,D-transpeptidase FtsI family protein, translated to MDNPVRLRIGVGRIVMLIALAVVALQLLWVQSIAAPGLSAQAASQRTARDIDHATRGTITDRFGNKLAFTITAKALTFQPVQVRKDLEAKKAKSEKAPDPDKRLEEIAKTIHDKLGKQAPTVSALLEKLRGDETFVYLVRNVDARIASEITAQYPEVGAEQQSLREYPGGSLAANVIGATGWDGHGLIGLESSLDAVLAGTDGSHTYDRGSDGAVIPGSWRDKQPAVNGNSVELTLDQDLQYYVQQQVQQAREMSGAQGASAVVLDAKTGQVLAMANDSTFNPALRPENWDTAKKSNPSVSDPFEPGSVNKIITAAAAIEYGLTDPDEVLQVPGSIRMAGVTVGDAWEHGTVPYTTTGIFGKSSNVGTLMLAQRVGEDRFADMVHRFGLGQRTGVGLPGETAGLVPSRDQWSGGTFANLPIGQGLSMSTLQMTGMYQAIANDGLRVPPRIVKATVAPDGARTEEPAPEGVRVVSPQTAATLRTMFQAVVQKDPMSAEQNGTGAPAAVEGYQIAGKTGTAQKIDQRCGCYSSSSYWITFAGIAPADNPRYVIGLMLDNPVRSSDGSGGQSAAPLFHSIASWALQRDRVPPSAAPAQRFVLRADA